From the genome of Winogradskyella forsetii, one region includes:
- a CDS encoding ATP-grasp domain-containing protein, with translation MNILITSAGRRVSLVRSFQKELKKASLESKVFATDSSPELSAACQVADGYFEVPTLDHPDYISILIDYCKKHDIVLLIPTIDTELQTLANYKERFASEEITVVVSSADFVSKCRDKRIIHRFFESQNVNVAKEYAKDDYQLPLFIKPTDGSRSVDTYIIRSKEDLTEYHFSNDKLMFLEYLDHDEYDEFTCDLYYGKDHSLKCVVPRKRVEVRDGEVYKALTVRNILVSYLKKNLSFIDGAVGCLTAQFFLHRTDEEKIFAIEINPRFGGGYPLTYLSGANYSKWIIEEYMLDQSIAEQFDVWESDLLMIRYDDEILVHGYKG, from the coding sequence ATGAATATCTTAATTACTTCCGCAGGTCGCAGAGTATCACTTGTAAGATCATTTCAAAAAGAATTGAAAAAGGCCAGCCTTGAGAGTAAAGTATTTGCCACAGATTCTAGTCCTGAATTATCTGCAGCTTGTCAGGTTGCAGATGGATACTTTGAAGTACCTACATTAGATCACCCAGATTATATATCCATACTAATAGATTATTGCAAAAAGCATGATATCGTTTTGTTGATACCAACTATAGATACTGAATTGCAAACGCTAGCAAATTATAAAGAGCGGTTTGCTAGTGAAGAGATCACAGTTGTTGTTTCTTCCGCTGATTTTGTATCAAAATGCCGGGATAAAAGGATTATTCATCGATTTTTTGAATCACAAAATGTCAATGTGGCTAAAGAATATGCTAAAGACGATTACCAATTACCACTTTTTATTAAACCAACGGATGGTAGTAGGAGTGTCGATACCTACATTATTAGGTCCAAAGAGGATTTGACTGAATATCATTTTAGTAATGACAAATTAATGTTCTTGGAGTATTTAGATCATGATGAGTACGATGAATTTACATGCGATTTATATTATGGAAAAGACCATAGTTTGAAATGCGTTGTACCAAGAAAAAGAGTAGAAGTGCGAGATGGCGAAGTGTATAAAGCTTTGACAGTCAGAAATATTTTAGTATCTTACTTAAAGAAAAACTTAAGTTTTATTGATGGCGCTGTTGGATGTCTTACTGCCCAGTTTTTTTTACATAGAACTGATGAAGAAAAGATTTTTGCGATTGAGATCAATCCTAGATTTGGAGGTGGTTATCCACTAACTTATTTGTCTGGAGCAAATTATTCTAAATGGATCATAGAAGAATATATGCTAGATCAATCGATAGCAGAACAATTTGATGTATGGGAAAGTGATTTATTAATGATTAGATATGATGATGAAATATTAGTGCATGGATATAAAGGTTAA